In the Drosophila takahashii strain IR98-3 E-12201 chromosome 3R, DtakHiC1v2, whole genome shotgun sequence genome, one interval contains:
- the Stat92E gene encoding signal transducer and transcription activator isoform X1 — MSLWKRISSHGDCEQRMAAYYEEKGLLDLRLCLAPWIEDRIMSEQITPTSTDQLERVALKFNEDLQQKLLSTRTASDQSLKFRVVELCALIQRTSAVELYTHLRSGLQKELQLVTEKSVAASAGQSMPLNPYNMNNTPMVTGYMDTSDLLAVSNQSCNPSVVQSMAAIHNVQNTGGMVSPALGMAAPKVELFDLKHQIMQSLNEFGQCANALKLLVQNYGYMLNATSSPNAEVAFRSLMDEKASIVNRMRRSFMYYESLHEMVIHELKNWRHQQAQAGNGAPFNEGSLDDIQNCFEMLETFIAHMLAAVKETMRVRLVSEEPELTILLEQVQNAQKNLVCSAFIVDKQPPQVMKTNTRFAASVRWLIGSQLGIHNNPPTVECIIMSEIQSQRFVTRNTQVDNSSLSGQSSGEILNASSTMEFQQSNHLFSASFRNMQLKKIKRAEKKGTESVMDEKFALFFYTTTTVNDFQIRVWTLSLPVVVIVHGNQEPQSWATITWDNAFAEIVRDPFVITDRVTWAQLSVALNIKFGSCTGRSLTIDNLDFLYEKLQREERSEYITWNQFCKEPLPDRSFTFWEWFFAIMKLTKDQMLNMWKAGCIMGFINKAKAHADLLRSSYGIGTFLIRFSDSELGGVSIAYVNPLGEVTMLAPWTARDFQVLNLADRIRDLDVLCWLHPSDRNASPVRRDDAFGDFYSKRQEPEPLVLDPVTGYVKSTLHVHVCSNGDNVSTSGTPHHHGAQENMQLGNDSPQSAVAFSPQSVVPYSPESVDTCYSPPRHEESDSAPIVTFDVIEQILNGVPPNDPVINEISDAIMKSSYRDGDFGMTDFDSMAQFENF; from the exons ATGAGCCTGTGGAAGCGCATCTCCAGCCATGGCGACTGCGAGCAGCGTATGGCGGCCTACTACGAGGAGAAGGGCCTCCTCGACCTGCGCCTCTGCTTGGCGCCCTGGATCGAGGACAGGATAAT GTCCGAGCAGATCACACCCACCTCCACGGACCAATTGGAGCGCGTGGCCCTCAAGTTCAACGAGGATCTGCAGCAGAAGCTTCTCTCCACGCGCACCGCCAGCGATCAGTCGCTCAAGTTCCGGGTGGTGGAGCTTTGCGCCCTCATTCAACGCACCTCCGCCGTCGAGCTGTACACACATCTGCGCAGCGGCCTGCAAAAGGAGTTGCAACTGGTAACCGAGAAGAGTGTGGCTGCCAGCGCAGGCCAATCGATGCCGCTCAATCCCTACAACATGAACAACACGCCCATGGTTACCGGCTACATGGACACCAGTGACCTGCTGGCGGTGTCCAACCAAAGCTGCAATCCGTCGGTGGTCCAAAGCATGGCTGCCATACACAATGTACAAAATACCGGCGGCATGGTATCGCCAGCCCTCGGAATGGCCGCGCCCAAGGTGGAGCTGTTCGACTTGAAGCACCAGATCATGCAGAGCCTCAACGAGTTCGGCCAATGCGCCAACGCCTTGAAGCTGCTTGTCCAGAACTATGGCTACATGCTGAACGCCACATCCTCGCCGAACGCGGAGGTTGCCTTCAGAAGTCTGATGGATGAGAAGGCGTCCATTGTGAACAGAATGCGTCGCAGCTTTATGTACTACGAGTCGTTGCACGAGATGGTCATACACGAGCTGAAGAACTGGCGCCACCAGCAAGCACAGGCCGGAAACGGAGCTCCATTCAATGAGGGCTCGCTGGATGACATCCAGAACTGCTTTGAGATGCTCGAGACATTCATCGCCCACATGCTGGCCGCCGTCAAGGAGACGATGCGCGTACGGCTGGTCAGTGAAGAGCCGGAGCTAACAATTCTGCTTGAACAGGTGCAGAATGCGCAGAAGAACCTGGTCTGCTCCGCCTTCATTGTGGACAAACAGCCGCCGCAGGTTATGAAGACCAACACACGGTTCGCGGCATCTGTGCGCTGGCTTATAGGCTCACAGCTGGGCATCCACAACAATCCGCCCACTGTCGAATGCATCATCATGTCGG AGATCCAGTCGCAACGCTTCGTAACTCGCAACACGCAGGTGGACAACAGCAGCCTGAGCGGTCAATCGTCTGGCGAGATTCTAAACGCCTCCAGCACCATGGAGTTTCAGCAGAGCAACCATTTGTTCTCAGCCAGCTTCCGCAATATGCAGCTGAAGAAGATCAAGCGGGCTGAGAAGAAGGGCACCGAGAGCGTTATGGATGAGAAGTTCGCCCTGTTCTTCTACACCACGACCACTGTAAACGATTTCCAGATCCGCGTGTGGACCCTGTCACTGCCCGTGGTGGTGATCGTCCATGGCAACCAGGAGCCCCAGTCCTGGGCTACCATCACTTGGGACAATGCGTTCGCGGAGATTGTGCGCGATCCCTTCGTGATCACGGATCGTGTTACCTGGGCCCAGCTGTCGGTTGCGCTAAACATTAAATTCGGCTCCTGCACTGGGCGCTCACTGACTATTGATAACCTGGATTTCCTTT ACGAGAAGCTTCAGCGTGAGGAGCGATCCGAGTACATTACGTGGAACCAGTTCTGCAAGGAGCCCTTGCCCGACAGGTCCTTCACCTTCTGGGAGTGGTTCTTTGCCATCATGAAACTGACCAAAGATCAGATGTTGAACATGTGGAAGGCTGGCTGCATCATGGGCTTCATCAACAAGGCCAAGGCGCACGCTGATCTGCTGCGCTCATCGTATGGCATCGGCACCTTCCTGATTCGCTTCTCCGACAGCGAGCTAG GTGGTGTCTCCATCGCCTACGTAAACCCATTGGGGGAAGTCACCATGCTGGCGCCCTGGACTGCCCGTGATTTCCAGGTGCTGAACCTGGCCGATCGCATTCGCGATCTGGACGTGCTGTGCTGGCTGCATCCCAGCGATCGCAACGCCAGTCCCGTGAGAAGGGACGACGCCTTTGGCGATTTCTACTCAAAGCGTCAAG AACCCGAACCCCTCGTTCTAGATCCCGTGACCGGCTATGTGAAGAGCACATTGCACGTCCACGTTTGCAGCAACGGGGACAATGTGTCCACTAGCGGAACACCGCATCATCACGGTGCGCAGGAAAACATGCAGTTGGGAAA TGACTCGCCACAAAGCGCCGTCGCTTTCTCGCCCCAAAGCGTCGTTCCTTACTCGCCAGAAAGCGTCGACACTTGCTATAGCCCACCGAGACATGAGGAATCAGATTCCGCACCTATCGTTACGTTCGATGTCATAGAACAAATTCTGAATGGCGTCCCACCCAACGACCCTGTGATAAATGAAATCAGTGATGCCATAATGAAGAGCTCCTATAGAGA TGGTGACTTTGGAATGACGGACTTCGACTCGATGGCGCAATTTGAGAACTTTTGA
- the Stat92E gene encoding signal transducer and transcription activator isoform X3, producing MSLWKRISSHGDCEQRMAAYYEEKGLLDLRLCLAPWIEDRIMSEQITPTSTDQLERVALKFNEDLQQKLLSTRTASDQSLKFRVVELCALIQRTSAVELYTHLRSGLQKELQLVTEKSVAASAGQSMPLNPYNMNNTPMVTGYMDTSDLLAVSNQSCNPSVVQSMAAIHNVQNTGGMVSPALGMAAPKVELFDLKHQIMQSLNEFGQCANALKLLVQNYGYMLNATSSPNAEVAFRSLMDEKASIVNRMRRSFMYYESLHEMVIHELKNWRHQQAQAGNGAPFNEGSLDDIQNCFEMLETFIAHMLAAVKETMRVRLVSEEPELTILLEQVQNAQKNLVCSAFIVDKQPPQVMKTNTRFAASVRWLIGSQLGIHNNPPTVECIIMSEIQSQRFVTRNTQVDNSSLSGQSSGEILNASSTMEFQQSNHLFSASFRNMQLKKIKRAEKKGTESVMDEKFALFFYTTTTVNDFQIRVWTLSLPVVVIVHGNQEPQSWATITWDNAFAEIVRDPFVITDRVTWAQLSVALNIKFGSCTGRSLTIDNLDFLYEKLQREERSEYITWNQFCKEPLPDRSFTFWEWFFAIMKLTKDQMLNMWKAGCIMGFINKAKAHADLLRSSYGIGTFLIRFSDSELGGVSIAYVNPLGEVTMLAPWTARDFQVLNLADRIRDLDVLCWLHPSDRNASPVRRDDAFGDFYSKRQEPEPLVLDPVTGYVKSTLHVHVCSNGDNVSTSGTPHHHGAQENMQLGNDSPQSAVAFSPQSVVPYSPESVDTCYSPPRHEESDSAPIVTFDVIEQILNGVPPNDPVINEISDAIMKSSYREYVYNY from the exons ATGAGCCTGTGGAAGCGCATCTCCAGCCATGGCGACTGCGAGCAGCGTATGGCGGCCTACTACGAGGAGAAGGGCCTCCTCGACCTGCGCCTCTGCTTGGCGCCCTGGATCGAGGACAGGATAAT GTCCGAGCAGATCACACCCACCTCCACGGACCAATTGGAGCGCGTGGCCCTCAAGTTCAACGAGGATCTGCAGCAGAAGCTTCTCTCCACGCGCACCGCCAGCGATCAGTCGCTCAAGTTCCGGGTGGTGGAGCTTTGCGCCCTCATTCAACGCACCTCCGCCGTCGAGCTGTACACACATCTGCGCAGCGGCCTGCAAAAGGAGTTGCAACTGGTAACCGAGAAGAGTGTGGCTGCCAGCGCAGGCCAATCGATGCCGCTCAATCCCTACAACATGAACAACACGCCCATGGTTACCGGCTACATGGACACCAGTGACCTGCTGGCGGTGTCCAACCAAAGCTGCAATCCGTCGGTGGTCCAAAGCATGGCTGCCATACACAATGTACAAAATACCGGCGGCATGGTATCGCCAGCCCTCGGAATGGCCGCGCCCAAGGTGGAGCTGTTCGACTTGAAGCACCAGATCATGCAGAGCCTCAACGAGTTCGGCCAATGCGCCAACGCCTTGAAGCTGCTTGTCCAGAACTATGGCTACATGCTGAACGCCACATCCTCGCCGAACGCGGAGGTTGCCTTCAGAAGTCTGATGGATGAGAAGGCGTCCATTGTGAACAGAATGCGTCGCAGCTTTATGTACTACGAGTCGTTGCACGAGATGGTCATACACGAGCTGAAGAACTGGCGCCACCAGCAAGCACAGGCCGGAAACGGAGCTCCATTCAATGAGGGCTCGCTGGATGACATCCAGAACTGCTTTGAGATGCTCGAGACATTCATCGCCCACATGCTGGCCGCCGTCAAGGAGACGATGCGCGTACGGCTGGTCAGTGAAGAGCCGGAGCTAACAATTCTGCTTGAACAGGTGCAGAATGCGCAGAAGAACCTGGTCTGCTCCGCCTTCATTGTGGACAAACAGCCGCCGCAGGTTATGAAGACCAACACACGGTTCGCGGCATCTGTGCGCTGGCTTATAGGCTCACAGCTGGGCATCCACAACAATCCGCCCACTGTCGAATGCATCATCATGTCGG AGATCCAGTCGCAACGCTTCGTAACTCGCAACACGCAGGTGGACAACAGCAGCCTGAGCGGTCAATCGTCTGGCGAGATTCTAAACGCCTCCAGCACCATGGAGTTTCAGCAGAGCAACCATTTGTTCTCAGCCAGCTTCCGCAATATGCAGCTGAAGAAGATCAAGCGGGCTGAGAAGAAGGGCACCGAGAGCGTTATGGATGAGAAGTTCGCCCTGTTCTTCTACACCACGACCACTGTAAACGATTTCCAGATCCGCGTGTGGACCCTGTCACTGCCCGTGGTGGTGATCGTCCATGGCAACCAGGAGCCCCAGTCCTGGGCTACCATCACTTGGGACAATGCGTTCGCGGAGATTGTGCGCGATCCCTTCGTGATCACGGATCGTGTTACCTGGGCCCAGCTGTCGGTTGCGCTAAACATTAAATTCGGCTCCTGCACTGGGCGCTCACTGACTATTGATAACCTGGATTTCCTTT ACGAGAAGCTTCAGCGTGAGGAGCGATCCGAGTACATTACGTGGAACCAGTTCTGCAAGGAGCCCTTGCCCGACAGGTCCTTCACCTTCTGGGAGTGGTTCTTTGCCATCATGAAACTGACCAAAGATCAGATGTTGAACATGTGGAAGGCTGGCTGCATCATGGGCTTCATCAACAAGGCCAAGGCGCACGCTGATCTGCTGCGCTCATCGTATGGCATCGGCACCTTCCTGATTCGCTTCTCCGACAGCGAGCTAG GTGGTGTCTCCATCGCCTACGTAAACCCATTGGGGGAAGTCACCATGCTGGCGCCCTGGACTGCCCGTGATTTCCAGGTGCTGAACCTGGCCGATCGCATTCGCGATCTGGACGTGCTGTGCTGGCTGCATCCCAGCGATCGCAACGCCAGTCCCGTGAGAAGGGACGACGCCTTTGGCGATTTCTACTCAAAGCGTCAAG AACCCGAACCCCTCGTTCTAGATCCCGTGACCGGCTATGTGAAGAGCACATTGCACGTCCACGTTTGCAGCAACGGGGACAATGTGTCCACTAGCGGAACACCGCATCATCACGGTGCGCAGGAAAACATGCAGTTGGGAAA TGACTCGCCACAAAGCGCCGTCGCTTTCTCGCCCCAAAGCGTCGTTCCTTACTCGCCAGAAAGCGTCGACACTTGCTATAGCCCACCGAGACATGAGGAATCAGATTCCGCACCTATCGTTACGTTCGATGTCATAGAACAAATTCTGAATGGCGTCCCACCCAACGACCCTGTGATAAATGAAATCAGTGATGCCATAATGAAGAGCTCCTATAGAGAGTACGTTTACAATTATTGA
- the Stat92E gene encoding signal transducer and transcription activator isoform X2 has translation MSLWKRISSHGDCEQRMAAYYEEKGLLDLRLCLAPWIEDRIMSEQITPTSTDQLERVALKFNEDLQQKLLSTRTASDQSLKFRVVELCALIQRTSAVELYTHLRSGLQKELQLVTEKSVAASAGQSMPLNPYNMNNTPMVTGYMDTSDLLAVSNQSCNPSVVQSMAAIHNVQNTGGMVSPALGMAAPKVELFDLKHQIMQSLNEFGQCANALKLLVQNYGYMLNATSSPNAEVAFRSLMDEKASIVNRMRRSFMYYESLHEMVIHELKNWRHQQAQAGNGAPFNEGSLDDIQNCFEMLETFIAHMLAAVKETMRVRLVSEEPELTILLEQVQNAQKNLVCSAFIVDKQPPQVMKTNTRFAASVRWLIGSQLGIHNNPPTVECIIMSEIQSQRFVTRNTQVDNSSLSGQSSGEILNASSTMEFQQSNHLFSASFRNMQLKKIKRAEKKGTESVMDEKFALFFYTTTTVNDFQIRVWTLSLPVVVIVHGNQEPQSWATITWDNAFAEIVRDPFVITDRVTWAQLSVALNIKFGSCTGRSLTIDNLDFLYEKLQREERSEYITWNQFCKEPLPDRSFTFWEWFFAIMKLTKDQMLNMWKAGCIMGFINKAKAHADLLRSSYGIGTFLIRFSDSELGGVSIAYVNPLGEVTMLAPWTARDFQVLNLADRIRDLDVLCWLHPSDRNASPVRRDDAFGDFYSKRQDPVTGYVKSTLHVHVCSNGDNVSTSGTPHHHGAQENMQLGNDSPQSAVAFSPQSVVPYSPESVDTCYSPPRHEESDSAPIVTFDVIEQILNGVPPNDPVINEISDAIMKSSYRDGDFGMTDFDSMAQFENF, from the exons ATGAGCCTGTGGAAGCGCATCTCCAGCCATGGCGACTGCGAGCAGCGTATGGCGGCCTACTACGAGGAGAAGGGCCTCCTCGACCTGCGCCTCTGCTTGGCGCCCTGGATCGAGGACAGGATAAT GTCCGAGCAGATCACACCCACCTCCACGGACCAATTGGAGCGCGTGGCCCTCAAGTTCAACGAGGATCTGCAGCAGAAGCTTCTCTCCACGCGCACCGCCAGCGATCAGTCGCTCAAGTTCCGGGTGGTGGAGCTTTGCGCCCTCATTCAACGCACCTCCGCCGTCGAGCTGTACACACATCTGCGCAGCGGCCTGCAAAAGGAGTTGCAACTGGTAACCGAGAAGAGTGTGGCTGCCAGCGCAGGCCAATCGATGCCGCTCAATCCCTACAACATGAACAACACGCCCATGGTTACCGGCTACATGGACACCAGTGACCTGCTGGCGGTGTCCAACCAAAGCTGCAATCCGTCGGTGGTCCAAAGCATGGCTGCCATACACAATGTACAAAATACCGGCGGCATGGTATCGCCAGCCCTCGGAATGGCCGCGCCCAAGGTGGAGCTGTTCGACTTGAAGCACCAGATCATGCAGAGCCTCAACGAGTTCGGCCAATGCGCCAACGCCTTGAAGCTGCTTGTCCAGAACTATGGCTACATGCTGAACGCCACATCCTCGCCGAACGCGGAGGTTGCCTTCAGAAGTCTGATGGATGAGAAGGCGTCCATTGTGAACAGAATGCGTCGCAGCTTTATGTACTACGAGTCGTTGCACGAGATGGTCATACACGAGCTGAAGAACTGGCGCCACCAGCAAGCACAGGCCGGAAACGGAGCTCCATTCAATGAGGGCTCGCTGGATGACATCCAGAACTGCTTTGAGATGCTCGAGACATTCATCGCCCACATGCTGGCCGCCGTCAAGGAGACGATGCGCGTACGGCTGGTCAGTGAAGAGCCGGAGCTAACAATTCTGCTTGAACAGGTGCAGAATGCGCAGAAGAACCTGGTCTGCTCCGCCTTCATTGTGGACAAACAGCCGCCGCAGGTTATGAAGACCAACACACGGTTCGCGGCATCTGTGCGCTGGCTTATAGGCTCACAGCTGGGCATCCACAACAATCCGCCCACTGTCGAATGCATCATCATGTCGG AGATCCAGTCGCAACGCTTCGTAACTCGCAACACGCAGGTGGACAACAGCAGCCTGAGCGGTCAATCGTCTGGCGAGATTCTAAACGCCTCCAGCACCATGGAGTTTCAGCAGAGCAACCATTTGTTCTCAGCCAGCTTCCGCAATATGCAGCTGAAGAAGATCAAGCGGGCTGAGAAGAAGGGCACCGAGAGCGTTATGGATGAGAAGTTCGCCCTGTTCTTCTACACCACGACCACTGTAAACGATTTCCAGATCCGCGTGTGGACCCTGTCACTGCCCGTGGTGGTGATCGTCCATGGCAACCAGGAGCCCCAGTCCTGGGCTACCATCACTTGGGACAATGCGTTCGCGGAGATTGTGCGCGATCCCTTCGTGATCACGGATCGTGTTACCTGGGCCCAGCTGTCGGTTGCGCTAAACATTAAATTCGGCTCCTGCACTGGGCGCTCACTGACTATTGATAACCTGGATTTCCTTT ACGAGAAGCTTCAGCGTGAGGAGCGATCCGAGTACATTACGTGGAACCAGTTCTGCAAGGAGCCCTTGCCCGACAGGTCCTTCACCTTCTGGGAGTGGTTCTTTGCCATCATGAAACTGACCAAAGATCAGATGTTGAACATGTGGAAGGCTGGCTGCATCATGGGCTTCATCAACAAGGCCAAGGCGCACGCTGATCTGCTGCGCTCATCGTATGGCATCGGCACCTTCCTGATTCGCTTCTCCGACAGCGAGCTAG GTGGTGTCTCCATCGCCTACGTAAACCCATTGGGGGAAGTCACCATGCTGGCGCCCTGGACTGCCCGTGATTTCCAGGTGCTGAACCTGGCCGATCGCATTCGCGATCTGGACGTGCTGTGCTGGCTGCATCCCAGCGATCGCAACGCCAGTCCCGTGAGAAGGGACGACGCCTTTGGCGATTTCTACTCAAAGCGTCAAG ATCCCGTGACCGGCTATGTGAAGAGCACATTGCACGTCCACGTTTGCAGCAACGGGGACAATGTGTCCACTAGCGGAACACCGCATCATCACGGTGCGCAGGAAAACATGCAGTTGGGAAA TGACTCGCCACAAAGCGCCGTCGCTTTCTCGCCCCAAAGCGTCGTTCCTTACTCGCCAGAAAGCGTCGACACTTGCTATAGCCCACCGAGACATGAGGAATCAGATTCCGCACCTATCGTTACGTTCGATGTCATAGAACAAATTCTGAATGGCGTCCCACCCAACGACCCTGTGATAAATGAAATCAGTGATGCCATAATGAAGAGCTCCTATAGAGA TGGTGACTTTGGAATGACGGACTTCGACTCGATGGCGCAATTTGAGAACTTTTGA
- the Stat92E gene encoding signal transducer and transcription activator isoform X4 has product MSLWKRISSHGDCEQRMAAYYEEKGLLDLRLCLAPWIEDRIMSEQITPTSTDQLERVALKFNEDLQQKLLSTRTASDQSLKFRVVELCALIQRTSAVELYTHLRSGLQKELQLVTEKSVAASAGQSMPLNPYNMNNTPMVTGYMDTSDLLAVSNQSCNPSVVQSMAAIHNVQNTGGMVSPALGMAAPKVELFDLKHQIMQSLNEFGQCANALKLLVQNYGYMLNATSSPNAEVAFRSLMDEKASIVNRMRRSFMYYESLHEMVIHELKNWRHQQAQAGNGAPFNEGSLDDIQNCFEMLETFIAHMLAAVKETMRVRLVSEEPELTILLEQVQNAQKNLVCSAFIVDKQPPQVMKTNTRFAASVRWLIGSQLGIHNNPPTVECIIMSEIQSQRFVTRNTQVDNSSLSGQSSGEILNASSTMEFQQSNHLFSASFRNMQLKKIKRAEKKGTESVMDEKFALFFYTTTTVNDFQIRVWTLSLPVVVIVHGNQEPQSWATITWDNAFAEIVRDPFVITDRVTWAQLSVALNIKFGSCTGRSLTIDNLDFLYEKLQREERSEYITWNQFCKEPLPDRSFTFWEWFFAIMKLTKDQMLNMWKAGCIMGFINKAKAHADLLRSSYGIGTFLIRFSDSELGGVSIAYVNPLGEVTMLAPWTARDFQVLNLADRIRDLDVLCWLHPSDRNASPVRRDDAFGDFYSKRQEPEPLVLDPVTGYVKSTLHVHVCSNGDNVSTSGTPHHHGAQENMQLGNGDFGMTDFDSMAQFENF; this is encoded by the exons ATGAGCCTGTGGAAGCGCATCTCCAGCCATGGCGACTGCGAGCAGCGTATGGCGGCCTACTACGAGGAGAAGGGCCTCCTCGACCTGCGCCTCTGCTTGGCGCCCTGGATCGAGGACAGGATAAT GTCCGAGCAGATCACACCCACCTCCACGGACCAATTGGAGCGCGTGGCCCTCAAGTTCAACGAGGATCTGCAGCAGAAGCTTCTCTCCACGCGCACCGCCAGCGATCAGTCGCTCAAGTTCCGGGTGGTGGAGCTTTGCGCCCTCATTCAACGCACCTCCGCCGTCGAGCTGTACACACATCTGCGCAGCGGCCTGCAAAAGGAGTTGCAACTGGTAACCGAGAAGAGTGTGGCTGCCAGCGCAGGCCAATCGATGCCGCTCAATCCCTACAACATGAACAACACGCCCATGGTTACCGGCTACATGGACACCAGTGACCTGCTGGCGGTGTCCAACCAAAGCTGCAATCCGTCGGTGGTCCAAAGCATGGCTGCCATACACAATGTACAAAATACCGGCGGCATGGTATCGCCAGCCCTCGGAATGGCCGCGCCCAAGGTGGAGCTGTTCGACTTGAAGCACCAGATCATGCAGAGCCTCAACGAGTTCGGCCAATGCGCCAACGCCTTGAAGCTGCTTGTCCAGAACTATGGCTACATGCTGAACGCCACATCCTCGCCGAACGCGGAGGTTGCCTTCAGAAGTCTGATGGATGAGAAGGCGTCCATTGTGAACAGAATGCGTCGCAGCTTTATGTACTACGAGTCGTTGCACGAGATGGTCATACACGAGCTGAAGAACTGGCGCCACCAGCAAGCACAGGCCGGAAACGGAGCTCCATTCAATGAGGGCTCGCTGGATGACATCCAGAACTGCTTTGAGATGCTCGAGACATTCATCGCCCACATGCTGGCCGCCGTCAAGGAGACGATGCGCGTACGGCTGGTCAGTGAAGAGCCGGAGCTAACAATTCTGCTTGAACAGGTGCAGAATGCGCAGAAGAACCTGGTCTGCTCCGCCTTCATTGTGGACAAACAGCCGCCGCAGGTTATGAAGACCAACACACGGTTCGCGGCATCTGTGCGCTGGCTTATAGGCTCACAGCTGGGCATCCACAACAATCCGCCCACTGTCGAATGCATCATCATGTCGG AGATCCAGTCGCAACGCTTCGTAACTCGCAACACGCAGGTGGACAACAGCAGCCTGAGCGGTCAATCGTCTGGCGAGATTCTAAACGCCTCCAGCACCATGGAGTTTCAGCAGAGCAACCATTTGTTCTCAGCCAGCTTCCGCAATATGCAGCTGAAGAAGATCAAGCGGGCTGAGAAGAAGGGCACCGAGAGCGTTATGGATGAGAAGTTCGCCCTGTTCTTCTACACCACGACCACTGTAAACGATTTCCAGATCCGCGTGTGGACCCTGTCACTGCCCGTGGTGGTGATCGTCCATGGCAACCAGGAGCCCCAGTCCTGGGCTACCATCACTTGGGACAATGCGTTCGCGGAGATTGTGCGCGATCCCTTCGTGATCACGGATCGTGTTACCTGGGCCCAGCTGTCGGTTGCGCTAAACATTAAATTCGGCTCCTGCACTGGGCGCTCACTGACTATTGATAACCTGGATTTCCTTT ACGAGAAGCTTCAGCGTGAGGAGCGATCCGAGTACATTACGTGGAACCAGTTCTGCAAGGAGCCCTTGCCCGACAGGTCCTTCACCTTCTGGGAGTGGTTCTTTGCCATCATGAAACTGACCAAAGATCAGATGTTGAACATGTGGAAGGCTGGCTGCATCATGGGCTTCATCAACAAGGCCAAGGCGCACGCTGATCTGCTGCGCTCATCGTATGGCATCGGCACCTTCCTGATTCGCTTCTCCGACAGCGAGCTAG GTGGTGTCTCCATCGCCTACGTAAACCCATTGGGGGAAGTCACCATGCTGGCGCCCTGGACTGCCCGTGATTTCCAGGTGCTGAACCTGGCCGATCGCATTCGCGATCTGGACGTGCTGTGCTGGCTGCATCCCAGCGATCGCAACGCCAGTCCCGTGAGAAGGGACGACGCCTTTGGCGATTTCTACTCAAAGCGTCAAG AACCCGAACCCCTCGTTCTAGATCCCGTGACCGGCTATGTGAAGAGCACATTGCACGTCCACGTTTGCAGCAACGGGGACAATGTGTCCACTAGCGGAACACCGCATCATCACGGTGCGCAGGAAAACATGCAGTTGGGAAA TGGTGACTTTGGAATGACGGACTTCGACTCGATGGCGCAATTTGAGAACTTTTGA